Proteins encoded within one genomic window of Anaerolineae bacterium:
- a CDS encoding beta-lactamase family protein produces the protein MKPLCRVCLVLPLLAASLSLLLASPASAQGPVALTDPVELEAFLDGQVEAHMAASHVAGAVIAVVKDGELFFAKGYGYADLQQGVPVSPDTTLFRPGSVSKLFTWTAVMQLVEQGRLDLDADVNTYLQELEIPATFPEPIRLRHLLTHTPGFEDVGDGLFIRAGDPMLSLEQYLQAHLPARVYPPGEISAYSNYGTALAGHIVSRVAGVPFEQYVQENIFEPLGMERSTFVQPPPEPLAADMSAGYRYLNGSYAERWFEVVQASPAGGLSATATDMARFMIAYLQGGQLGQTRILEEETVREMQELQFSHDPRLTGWGWGFAVEQERDLRVVGHGGDTTYFHSFLGLLPEHHVGIYISTNSETGGRLRTEVLEAFLRRYFLEPVAPQPLVPSYPLEGAERLVGTYVPARANYTTFEKLLGLFQTVGVVATDRGTIRLTGPFDLDHVHWAQVEPLVFRPTDPEDRTGPVIFEEEGSRVTRLYVGPWAFLRLPWYGTPMVQYLLLGTSMLVLLSAVVIWPLGFLGNRHRRLYLGQPPGSTGLPRLARILAWTYALLSSLTLIVTAGILSDLESVTFGAPPVLDVLMQVPYLATVLAAGVVVFAIVAWWRRWWTLIGRLHYALIAAAGVALIWWHAYWNVIF, from the coding sequence ATGAAGCCACTGTGCCGTGTCTGCTTAGTGTTGCCGCTGCTGGCCGCCTCGCTCTCATTGCTTCTTGCCTCGCCGGCCAGCGCCCAAGGACCGGTGGCGCTTACCGACCCCGTGGAACTGGAGGCCTTCCTGGACGGACAGGTGGAGGCCCACATGGCGGCCAGCCATGTGGCCGGGGCAGTGATAGCTGTGGTCAAGGACGGTGAGCTCTTCTTCGCCAAGGGTTACGGCTACGCCGATCTCCAGCAGGGCGTGCCCGTATCGCCTGATACCACCCTCTTTCGCCCCGGTTCGGTCTCGAAGCTGTTCACGTGGACGGCGGTGATGCAGTTGGTGGAACAAGGACGGCTGGACCTGGACGCCGATGTCAACACCTACCTGCAGGAGCTTGAGATCCCGGCCACCTTCCCGGAGCCGATCCGCCTGAGGCACCTGCTCACCCACACGCCCGGGTTCGAGGATGTTGGCGATGGCCTCTTCATCCGCGCTGGAGACCCGATGCTCTCGCTGGAGCAGTACCTGCAGGCCCACCTGCCTGCCCGCGTCTACCCCCCGGGCGAGATCTCGGCTTACTCCAACTACGGCACCGCCTTGGCAGGGCACATCGTGAGCCGGGTGGCCGGGGTGCCCTTCGAGCAGTACGTTCAGGAGAACATCTTCGAGCCCCTGGGGATGGAGCGAAGCACGTTCGTGCAGCCGCCTCCGGAGCCACTGGCCGCCGATATGTCGGCCGGTTACCGCTACTTGAATGGCTCCTACGCGGAGCGCTGGTTCGAGGTGGTGCAGGCGTCGCCGGCCGGGGGGCTGAGCGCCACCGCCACCGACATGGCCCGCTTCATGATCGCCTACCTGCAGGGCGGCCAGTTGGGCCAGACACGCATACTGGAGGAAGAGACCGTCCGGGAGATGCAGGAGCTGCAGTTCTCCCACGACCCGCGGCTCACGGGATGGGGCTGGGGCTTCGCTGTTGAGCAGGAGAGGGACCTCCGCGTGGTGGGCCATGGGGGCGACACGACCTACTTCCACTCGTTCCTTGGGCTGCTGCCGGAGCACCATGTGGGCATCTACATCTCCACCAACTCCGAGACCGGTGGCCGACTTCGCACGGAGGTCCTCGAGGCCTTCCTCCGGCGTTACTTCCTGGAACCGGTCGCGCCCCAGCCTCTGGTGCCCTCCTACCCTTTGGAGGGGGCCGAGCGCCTGGTGGGCACCTACGTTCCGGCGCGGGCCAACTACACCACTTTCGAAAAGCTGCTGGGGCTATTCCAGACCGTTGGCGTCGTGGCCACCGACAGGGGCACTATCCGACTCACCGGGCCCTTCGACCTCGATCATGTCCACTGGGCGCAGGTGGAGCCACTCGTCTTTCGACCCACCGACCCGGAGGACCGTACCGGCCCCGTGATCTTCGAAGAGGAGGGCAGTCGCGTCACCCGGCTCTACGTGGGCCCCTGGGCTTTTCTGCGTCTGCCGTGGTACGGTACGCCCATGGTCCAGTACCTGCTGCTCGGCACCAGCATGCTGGTGCTGCTCTCTGCGGTGGTGATCTGGCCGCTGGGCTTCCTGGGCAACCGGCACCGGCGGCTGTATCTGGGCCAGCCCCCCGGTTCGACGGGGCTTCCCCGGCTAGCTCGGATCCTCGCCTGGACCTACGCCCTCCTCAGTTCGCTGACCTTGATCGTCACGGCGGGCATCTTGAGCGACCTCGAATCAGTGACGTTCGGCGCGCCCCCGGTGCTGGACGTGCTGATGCAAGTGCCCTACCTGGCGACGGTGCTGGCGGCTGGCGTGGTGGTCTTCGCCATCGTGGCCTGGTGGAGGCGTTGGTGGACCCTGATTGGGCGGCTGCACTATGCGCTCATCGCCGCGGCAGGGGTGGCCCTGATCTGGTGGCATGCCTACTGGAACGTGATCTTCTGA